In Motilibacter aurantiacus, the genomic stretch CGAGGACGACGTCCGCCTGCTGTACGCCTTCACGGCCCAGTGCGCGCAGGCGGTCGACCGGGTGATGCGCCTGGAGGCGGAGCGCGACCGGGCGTCGGCGACGCGGACGCTGGCCGAGGCGCTGCAGCGCTCGCTGCTGACCGAGCCGCCGCAGCCGGACCACCTGGAGATCGCGGTGCGCTACCTGCCCGCCTCCGAGCAGGCCCAGGTCGGCGGGGACTGGTACGACGCCTTCCTCTCTCCCGACGGCGCCACGACGCTGGCCATCGGCGACGTCACGGGCCACGACCGCACGGCCGCGGCCGCCATGGGCCAGCTGCGCAACCTCCTGCGCGGGGTTGCCTTCGCCCTCGACCGCGGGCCGGCCGAGCTGCTCGCCACGCTCGACGCCGCGCTCCGCCAGCTGCGCATCGGGACGCTGGCCACCGCCGTCCTGGCCCGTGTCGAGCAGACGTTCGAGGAGCGCGCGGCCGGGCTGCGCACGCTGCGCTGGTCCAACGCCGGCCACCCGCCGCCGCTGCTGGTCGCGCCGGACGGCACTGCGCAGCTGCTCGAGCGGCCGGCAGACCTGCTGCTCGGGCTGGCACCGGACATCCCGCGGGCCGACCACTCGGCGGTGCTCACCCCCGGCAGCACCGTGGTCCTCTACACCGACGGGCTGGTCGAGCGGCGTGGCGAGGAGCTCGACGAGGGGCTGGCCCGGCTCGCCATGACCGCCGCGCGGCTGCACGCGCTGCCGCTGGAGCAGCTCTGCGACCGGCTGCTGGCCGAGCTCGCGGGCGGCGCCGACGACGACATCGCCCTGGTCGCCCTGCGCGCGCACCCGGAGGACCGGCCGCGACCGGCCGGCCTCTGAGCGGTCAGCCGGCCAGCCAGGCCCGCAGCCGCTCCTCGCACGCGACGAGCTGCTCGACCGGCACCCGCTCGTCGTCCCGGTGGGCCAGCGACGGGTCCCCCGGCCCGTAGTTGACGGCCGGTACGCCGAGCGCTGAGAAGCGCGCGACGTCCGTCCAGCCGTACTTCGGCAGCGGCTGCGCGCCGACCGCCCGCACGAAGGCCGCCGCGGCGGGGACGTCGAGCCCGGGGCGCGCGCCGGCGGCGGCGTCCACGACGCGCACCTCGTAGCCCTCGAACAGGTGCCGGACGTGGTCGGCCGCCTCGTCCACCGACAGGCTCGGCGCGAAGCGGTAGTTCACCGTCACCACGCACTCGTCGGGGATGACGTTGCCGGCGACGCCTCCGCGTACGAGGACCGCGTTGAGCCCCTCCTTGTAGACCAGCCCGTCGACCTCGACCGAGCGCGGCTCGTAGGCGCGCAACCGGTCGAGCAGGACCCCGGCCTCGTGGATGGCGTTGCGGCCCATCCAGGCGCGCGCGCTGTGCGCGGCCACGCCGCGGGTCGTCACCTCGGCGCGCAGCGTGCCGTTGCAGCCACCCTCGACCTGGGCGTTGCTCGGCTCCATGAGGATCGCGAAGGACCCGACGAGCCAGTCGGGGTGCGTGCGCGCGATGCGGCCCAGCCCGTTGCGGGCGGCCTCGACCTCCTCGTGGTCGTAGAACACGTACGTCACGTCGCGGGTGGGCGCCGGCACGGTGGCGGCGAGCCGTAGCGCCACCGCGACCCCGCCCTTCATGTCGACCGTGCCGCGGCCGTGCAGGACGCCGTCGGCGAGCCGGGTCGGCAGGCTCCCCGAGGCCAGCGGCACGGTGTCCAGATGGCCGGCGACCACCGCCCGCTCCGGCAGCCCGAGCGAGGTGCGTGCCACGACGGCGTCGCCGTCACGGTCGACCCGCAGCCATGGCACCTGCCGCAGCGCGGCCTCGACGGCGTCGGCCAGCACGGTCTCCGCCCCGCTCACCGAGGGGATGTCGCAGACCGCGGCGGTGAGCGAGACGACGTCCTGCGACAGATCGAGCGACGGCACGGCGATACCGTAACCGCGTGACCGAGGCACCTGGGCCCGTGGCCATCGCTGCGGACGAGACGACACGCAAGGCGTGGGGCTGGGGCCTCGCGACGTCGACGTACGAGGGGGTCACGCTCGACACGTGGTTCCCGGCGCCCGCGCTGGGCGAGCCGACCGACGAGCACGACGGCGGTCACACCGCCGACCAGCTGCGCCGGCTGGTGGGCGACGACGCGGACCGCGGCGTACGCCTCGACACCGTGCGCCGGGTGATCGACCTAGACGCCCCGCCCGTGGACGCGTCAGACGCGTACCTCCGGCTCCACCTGCTCTCGCACCGGCTCGTGCGGCCCAACGACGTCAACCTCGACGGGCTGTTCGGCATCCTCGCCAACGTCGTGTGGACCGAGTCCGGCCCCTGCTCGCCCGACGGCTTCGAGGAGACGCGGCTCCGGCTGCTGGCCGCGGGCCGCAAGGCGCACGTGCGCGGCGTCGACAAGTTCCCGCAGATGACCGACTACGTCGTGCCGGCGGGCGTGCGGATCGCGGACGCCTCGCGGGTACGCCTCGGCGCGCACCTCGCGGCCGGCACCACGGTCATGCACGAGGGTTTCGTGAACTTCAACGCCGGGACCCTGGGCGCCTCGATGGTCGAGGGCCGGGTCAGCCAGGGCGTGGTCGTCGGCGACGGGTCGGACGTGGGCGGCGGGGCCTCGATCATGGGCACGCTGTCCGGCGGCGGCACCGAGAAGATCACGATCGGCGAGCGCTGCCTGCTCGGGGCCAACTCCGGGCTGGGCATCTCGCTCGGCGACGAGTCGGTCGTCGAGGCCGGCCTCTACGTCACGGCAGGCACGAAGGTCACGCTGCCGGACAGCTCGGTCGTCAAGGCGCGCGAGCTCTCGTCCCGCAAGGGCATCCTCCTGCGCCGCAACAGCGTCAGCGGCGCCGTCGAGGCCGTCGCCCGCACCGGCAGCTGGGGCGGGCTCAACGAGGCGCTGCACGCCAACGACTGACGCCGCCTGGGCGCACGCACGACAGCGCCCCTGTCCCGCCACCTCGGTGGCACGACAGGGGCGCTGCTTCCGTGCGGCGCGGAAGCGTCAGGCGGCCGGCGCGTTCTTGACGGCCGAGATGTCGAACTCGAGGACGATCTTGTCGCTGACGAGCACGCCGCCGGTCTCGAGCGCGGCGTTGTAGGTCAGGCCCCAGTCCGAGCGCTTGATCGTGGTCTTGCCCTCGAAGCCGGCGCGCAGGTTGCCGAACGGGTCCTTCGCCGAGCCGGTGAACTCGAAGTCGACGGCGACGGGGCGGGTGACGCCCTTGATGGTCAGGTCGCCGTGCAGGCGGTAGCTCTCGTCGCCGAGCGCCTCGGCGGAGGTGCTGGTGAAGGTGATGGTCGGGTAGGCGTCGGCCTCGAAGAAGTCGCCGGTCCGCAGGTGCTCGTCGCGCTGCGCCTGGTTCGTGTCGACGCTCGCGACCTGGATGGTGATCTGCGCGGTCGACGCGGCCGGGTTGGCGGCGTCGAGGTGCGCGCTGCCCTCGAACTCGCCGAAGTGGCCGCGGACCTTCGTGACCATCGCGTGGCGGGCGACGAAGCCGACGCGGCTGTGGGCGGCGTCGATCGTGTAGTCGCCGGTCAGGTCCTCGATGGCCGAGGTGGGGGCGTCGAACTCGGTGGCGGTCATGTCTGCTCCTCCTGAGGAAGCTGTCTCGGCCGGCGCCGATGCGGACGATGTCCGCACTTCGTTGCTCCGGCAACTACGCTGACGGTACACCGAACGAGGTTGAGCTTTCAACCATTCCCGGGGCAGATTACGCCGTCCGCGTGGCGGCGCGGGAACGCGCCCGCGGTCGGGCACAGTTGCGAACGACGTGCCGCCTCCCACCCGCCGACCGCCCCGACCCGCGTCCTCGACGCGCGGCGGAGCCGGCCCGCGTACGCCCGCGGCCCGGCCCGGACGGCCTGCGACCGGGGAGTCGCGCCCCCGCAAGCCGCCGGCGCGCCGCCCGGCCGCGCACAGGGACACCCGTTGGGGCTGGGCGGCCGTGCTGCTCGGCCTGGGCGTCGCCGTGACGCTGCTCGCCCGCAACCTGCTGGACTGGCTGCCCGACGATCTCCCGCTGATCCCCGGCGACAAGCCGTGCCAGGTCGTCCGGGACGGGGAGACCGTGCTCAGCCTGGAGCTGGACCAGGCCGCCAACGCCTCCACGATCGCCGGCGTCGGCCTGCGCGAGGGGATGAGCCGGCGGGCCGTCACGGTGGCGCTCGCGACGGCGATGCAGGAGTCCGGGCTGCGCAACCTCGACCACGGCGACCGGGACTCGCTCGGGCTCTTCCAGCAGCGGCCGTCGCAGGGCTGGGGCAGCGCCAAGCAGGTGCGCGACCCGGTGTACGCCGCCGGCAAGTTCTACGCCGGGCTGCGCGACGTGGTCGGCTGGCAGCGGATGCCGCTGACCCGGGCGGCGCAGGCCGTCCAGCGCAGCGGCTTCCCCGACGCGTACGCGAAGCACGAGGACGACGCCGCCGCGCTCTCGCTGGCCCTCACCGGCTCGGCGGAGGGAGCGCTCACCTGCGAGGTCGCGCTGCGCGACGTACGCCGCGAGGGGCTGGGCCGCTCCGGCCTCACGCCGCGCGCCGCCGCGGTCCGTACGCAGGTCGAGCGCGTGTTCGGGCGCCAGTCGCTCGGCGGCTTCGCCCCGGGCGGCGTCTCCACCGGCCACATGGAGGGGTCCGCCCACTACGAGGGGCGGGCGCTCGACGTGTTCTTCCGCCCCGCGTCCCGGGCGAACCAGCGCAGCGGATGGGCGGTGGCGCACTGGCTGGTGACGCACGCCCGGCAGCTGCACGTCGCGACCGTGATCTACGACGACCAGATCTGGACCGCGCGCCGCTCGGACGAGGGCTGGCGGCCGTACCGCACGTCGGACCCGTCGAACGACATCCTCCAGCACCGCGACCACGTCCACGTCGACGTCTCCCGCGGGACGTGACGGCCTGCCCGGCGCGAGCGGGAGGAACGTCGCGCCCGCGCGGGTAGTTGAGCAGGCGATGACCGGAACCGCCCGATTCTGCGCACTCGCCCTGGCGGCCGCGGCCCTCGTCTCCGCGTGCACCGACGGGTCGAGCACGCCCTCGGCGGCCGCCCCGCCCTCGGCTGCTCCCGAGCCGGCGGTCGAGCCCTACGCACCACCACCGCCGTGCACGCTCGCGCTCCCGGCGGGGCGCACCGTCCCCCTGGAGGCGGCGCAGGCGCAGCGGCTCACCGACGCGGTCGCCCGCTCGCTACGCGACGGCTCGGGTGGCCTGGCCGCCCGGCGGGCGGTCGCCACCGCGGTCCCCGTGCTCGGGGCCGACAGCGCGGCGGCCGTGCGCGCGCTGCAGCGCCCTGCGGGGCTGGCCTGCACCGCCGAGCGCGACTACAGCCTGCGTGACGAGAAGCTGACCGCCAACGGGCTGACCCCGCGTGGGGCACGGCTGCAGCGCGCCGTCCGCGCCGCGTTCGGCCCATTGCCGATGGGCGGGTTCGCGGCCGGCGGCGTCTCCAGCGGGCACGTGGACAACAGCGCGCACTACGAGGGCCGGGCCATCGACGTCTTCCTCACCCCGCGCAGCGCCGAGCAGACGCGGCGCGGCTGGGTGCTCGCGCACTGGCTGGTCGCGCACGCCGAGCCGCTGGACCTGCTGTCGGTGATCTGGTCCGACCGGATCTGGACGGTGTGGGCCGGGTCGGCGGGCTGGCGGGAGTACGTCCACCCGAGCGGCAACACGACCAACCCCACGCTGCGGCACCTCGACCACGTCCACACGGCCGTCGTCGGGGCGCCGCGTCGGCGCGGGCCGTCGCCGGCCCCGACGGGCTGAGCGCGGCCGCCGGCGGTCAGTCCGGTCGGTAGCGGACGCGGTACATCCACCCGCAGCGGCCGGCGAGGGCCACGAGGTAGCCCAGCAGCAGCACCACGAACGTCCACGGGAGCCGCTGCCCGTCCGATCGCGCGGCCTGGGTGCTCAGCACCGTGAGGCCCGCGAGGAGAAGGAGTGTCGCCGCCCCGATCCAGAGCACGTCCGACCGGAGCCGTGTGCGCAGGGCCGGCACGTTGGCGGCGGATGTCCAGTGGTCGGTGTGCGGGACGTTGACGTACGTCAGCGGGATCCGGCGCACCAGCGCCGCGAGGCCGGTGAACAGCGCCGCCAGAGCCGCGCCACCCAGCGCCGCAGCGGTCACGAGACCGGCACGCGACCCCCAGGCGTCCGGCCTCAGGTCCGCACCCCAGTGGGTCGGCACCCGGTCCGGCAGCACGGCGGCGCTCCAGGCCACCGCCGCGGCATGCGCGAGGGCGGAGACCAGGAACGCCAGACGGGGCACCGGGCGAGCTTCTCATCGGCGTGCGGGTCCTTCTCCGGTGGCCGGGTCAGCGGCGGCGTGCCACCGCGGCTGCGGTCCACCGAGTGCCGGGCACGCGGCCAGGCCTGCCGGGGACGGGACCGGAACAGGCCGGGGCGCCGCGGGCGTGCTCGACCAGCCACTTGTCCTCGTGCACGGTCCGGTCATGTCGCTACGTGGCGACGTCAGCTCCGCGCCTCGACCCGTTGATCGAGGGCCGTCGTGCCGGCACCCGGGCTCGAGTCGCGCCGCTCGGCTCGACCGGTCAGGCACCGGCCTCGCGGGCCCGGATGCCGCCGGCCCGACACCCTGCATCCGGTGCCGTCCTCCCGACCCCGGATGCAGGATGACAGCGGCGTCCTGCCGACCGGCTCCTACGTCAGCGGCTGCCCCCCGGTCACGCCGAGCACCTCGGCGGTGACGTAGCTCGACTCCTGCGAGGCGAAGAACACGTACGCGGGCGCGAGCTCGGCGGGCTGGCCGGCGCGGCCCATGGGCGTCTGCTCACCGAACGACTCCACCTTCTCCTCCGGCATGGTGGCCGGGATGAGCGGCGTCCAGATGGGGCCGGGGGCGACCGCGTTCACCCGGATCCCCTTCTCCGCGAGCATCTGGCCCAGGCCCTTGGTGAAGTTGACGATCCCGGCCTTCGTCGTCGCGTAGTCGAGCAGCGGGGGCGAGGGCTGGGACGCCTGGATCGACGCGGTGTTGATGATGGCTGAACCTGGCTTCAGGTGCGGGATGGCCATCTTCGACAGCCAGAACATCGCGTAGAGGTTCGTCTTCATCACCCGGTCGAACTGCTCGGTGGTGATGTCCTCGATGCCACCGGGCTGCGCCATCTGGTACGCCGCGTTGTTCACCAGGACGTCGATCCCGCCGAGCTGCTCGACGGCGGTGTCGATCACCGTCCGGCACTGCGCCTCCTCGCGCAGGTCCCCGGGGCAGGTGACGGCCTTTCGGCCGGCGCTCTCGATCAGGCGCACGGTCTCCCGGGCGTCGTCCTCCTCGGTCTCCAGGTACGCGATCAGCACGTCGGCGCCCTCGCGGGCGAACGCGAGCGCGACGGCACGACCGATGCCGGAGTCACCGCCGGTGATGATCGCCTTCTTGCCCTCGAGCTTGCCGGTGCCGCGGTAGGTCTCCTCGCCGTGGTCCGGCTTCTCCTCCATGGCCCCGGTCGTCGAGCCGCTGCCGCCGGGCGACTCGATCTGCTCGCCCCCCGATTGCGGCTGCTGGTACTGCTGGGTGGGGTCCTGCGGTGCGTGCTGGTCCTGCTGGCTCACGGAAGGCTCTCCTCGTCGTCTGCATCCCTCAGGCGCAGCCCTGCCTACCCATCCACACCGGGATGACCCCGGGCAATCGCGACGTGGGCGTCAGGAGGCCGGCGATCGTGATCCCGCACACGGAGCCGGTCGCGCCGAGGGGGACGACGGCGACCCCGCCCGGCTGCTCGACGACGTCGTACGTCGCGCCTGTCTGCCCCATGCGTACGACGTCGCGGCGCACCGCGATCTTCTCGCCCTCGAGGGCGATGCGGGAGCGAGCGTCTCGTCGGCCATCTGGGCGCGGTGCCCGCTGGGCACGGGGCCGAACGTCAGACCGCCAGCGCCTCCACGCCGCGGCGCACGGCGTCGTCGGACGCCGTCAGGGCCACCCGCACGTGCTGGGCGCCCGCTGCCCCGTAGAACTCCCCCGGCGTCACGAGCACGCCGCGCTCGGCGCAGGCCCGCACGGTCTCCCAGCAGTCCTCGCCCCGGGTGGCCCAGAGGTAGAGCCCGGCCTCGGAGGCGTCGACCCGGAAGCCAGCGGCGTTGAGCGCGGCCAGCAGCAGCGCGCGGCGGGCCCGGTAGCGCTCCTTCTGCTCGGCGACGTGCGCGTCGTCGGCGAGCGCTGCAGCGGCGGCCGCCTGCACGGGCGCCGGCAGCATCATCCCGGCGTGCTTGCGGGTATCCAGCAGCCGGGCCACCAGCGACGGGTCGCCAACGACGAACCCCGCGCGATAGCCGGCGAAGTTGCTCCGCTTGCTCAGCGAGTGGACGGCGAGCAGCCCGTCGTGCGACCCCCCGCACACGTCCGGGTGCAGGATGGAGACCGGCGCGGTGCCCTCCCAGCCGAGCTCGATGTAGCACTCGTCGGACGCCACGACCACGCCGCGCTCACGCGCCCAGGAGACGATCTTGCGCAGGTGCTCGACGGGCAGCACTCGGCCCGTCGGGTTGGCCGGCGAGTTGACCCACAGGAGGGACACCCGCCCGGGGCCGGCCGCGGTCAGCGAGTCGGTCGCGAACGGCGTGGCGCCCGCGAGCAGCGCGCCCACGGCATAGGTCGGGTACGCCGCCGCGGGGAGCACGACGGTGTCGCCGGCGCCCAGCCCGAGCAGCGTGGGCAGCCAGGCGACGAGCTCCTTGGAGCCGATCGTCGGCAGCACGGCCGCCGGGTCGACCCCCGGCACGCCGAGGCAGCGCGACATCCAGCCGACGGCGGCCGAGCGCAGCGCGGACGTGCCGTGCGTCGTCGGGTAGCCGGGTGAGTCGGCGGCGGCGGCCAACGCCTCGCGGATCACCGCGGGGACCGGGTCCACGGGGGTGCCGACCGAGAGGTCGACGATGCCGGCGTCCCCCGCGGCCTGCTCCGCCGTGCGCCGGAACGGCACGAGCCGGTCCCAGGGGAAGTCCGGCAGGGCGGGACGGCCCACGGTGGAGCCGGCCACGAGGGAAGCGCCGCTCAACTACTCGGCCTGCGGGGGCAGGGCGACGATCAGCGGGTGGTCCTTCTCGATCAGGCCCATCTTCGAGGCGCCGCCGGGGGAGCCCAGGTCGGAGAAGAACTCCACGTTCGCCTTGTAGAAGTCCTTCCACTGGTCCGGCACGTCGTCCTCGTAGAAGATCGCCTCCACGGGGCAGACCGGCTCGCACGCACCGCAGTCGACGCACTCGTCGGGGTGGATGTAGAGCATCCGCTCGCCCTCGTAGATGCAGTCGACAGGGCACTCCTCGATGCAGGCCTTGTCCTTCACGTCCACACACGGCTGGGCGATGACGTACGTCACGGGGTGCTCTCCTCCTCCGAGCCCGGCGGGCGGCGGGATGCCCGCGCCGGCCGCACCAGTATCCCGTCAACGCCGCGCGGGCACACGCATCCCCTCCGTTCTTCCGCGTTCGGGACGTCACATCCGGCGGAGCGGGGCGCCGCGAGCCCGCTCACCCGGCGGCTCCGGGCCACGGCTGAGCGGGCCCGCCGGCCACCTGGCGGGCCAGATCCGCGCCGACCCAGCCGAACAGCGCGGCAACGTCCGGGGCCGCCACCGGGGTGAGCAGCTCGCCGCCCGCGGCCCGTCTGTCCAGCTCGCCCAGTTGCTCGGCCCAGGTGCGGAAGGGCGTGCTGCGCAGGGCGTCCGGGAGCCGGACGTCCACGACTGCCTCCCCCTCCTGCGCGGCGGCCAGGCGCTGGCCCTCGACCGCGAGCAGCACCTCCTCGTGGGAGGTGCGCAGGGTGGCCACGAGCCGCCGGAGGGCCGGGTCCGTGCCGGGGCCCGCCTCGGCGTCGTCGGGGCCGACGAGCAGCAGGCATTCGCGCAGCAACGCCTCGACGTGCTCGCGGAGACGCCCCCCGAGCCCGACGGGGTAGCCGCGGAGCACGAGCTCGCCCTCGGGGCCGGGCGGCGCCGGCTCGTCCGGCCACTCGTCGTCGCCCCAGGCCGCGAGGAGCGCGTCCGGG encodes the following:
- the dapE gene encoding succinyl-diaminopimelate desuccinylase, with protein sequence MAVPSLDLSQDVVSLTAAVCDIPSVSGAETVLADAVEAALRQVPWLRVDRDGDAVVARTSLGLPERAVVAGHLDTVPLASGSLPTRLADGVLHGRGTVDMKGGVAVALRLAATVPAPTRDVTYVFYDHEEVEAARNGLGRIARTHPDWLVGSFAILMEPSNAQVEGGCNGTLRAEVTTRGVAAHSARAWMGRNAIHEAGVLLDRLRAYEPRSVEVDGLVYKEGLNAVLVRGGVAGNVIPDECVVTVNYRFAPSLSVDEAADHVRHLFEGYEVRVVDAAAGARPGLDVPAAAAFVRAVGAQPLPKYGWTDVARFSALGVPAVNYGPGDPSLAHRDDERVPVEQLVACEERLRAWLAG
- the dapD gene encoding 2,3,4,5-tetrahydropyridine-2,6-dicarboxylate N-succinyltransferase, translated to MTEAPGPVAIAADETTRKAWGWGLATSTYEGVTLDTWFPAPALGEPTDEHDGGHTADQLRRLVGDDADRGVRLDTVRRVIDLDAPPVDASDAYLRLHLLSHRLVRPNDVNLDGLFGILANVVWTESGPCSPDGFEETRLRLLAAGRKAHVRGVDKFPQMTDYVVPAGVRIADASRVRLGAHLAAGTTVMHEGFVNFNAGTLGASMVEGRVSQGVVVGDGSDVGGGASIMGTLSGGGTEKITIGERCLLGANSGLGISLGDESVVEAGLYVTAGTKVTLPDSSVVKARELSSRKGILLRRNSVSGAVEAVARTGSWGGLNEALHAND
- a CDS encoding YceI family protein, which encodes MTATEFDAPTSAIEDLTGDYTIDAAHSRVGFVARHAMVTKVRGHFGEFEGSAHLDAANPAASTAQITIQVASVDTNQAQRDEHLRTGDFFEADAYPTITFTSTSAEALGDESYRLHGDLTIKGVTRPVAVDFEFTGSAKDPFGNLRAGFEGKTTIKRSDWGLTYNAALETGGVLVSDKIVLEFDISAVKNAPAA
- a CDS encoding DUF1648 domain-containing protein, which translates into the protein MPRLAFLVSALAHAAAVAWSAAVLPDRVPTHWGADLRPDAWGSRAGLVTAAALGGAALAALFTGLAALVRRIPLTYVNVPHTDHWTSAANVPALRTRLRSDVLWIGAATLLLLAGLTVLSTQAARSDGQRLPWTFVVLLLGYLVALAGRCGWMYRVRYRPD
- a CDS encoding SDR family oxidoreductase, which encodes MSQQDQHAPQDPTQQYQQPQSGGEQIESPGGSGSTTGAMEEKPDHGEETYRGTGKLEGKKAIITGGDSGIGRAVALAFAREGADVLIAYLETEEDDARETVRLIESAGRKAVTCPGDLREEAQCRTVIDTAVEQLGGIDVLVNNAAYQMAQPGGIEDITTEQFDRVMKTNLYAMFWLSKMAIPHLKPGSAIINTASIQASQPSPPLLDYATTKAGIVNFTKGLGQMLAEKGIRVNAVAPGPIWTPLIPATMPEEKVESFGEQTPMGRAGQPAELAPAYVFFASQESSYVTAEVLGVTGGQPLT
- a CDS encoding NUDIX hydrolase encodes the protein MRRDVVRMGQTGATYDVVEQPGGVAVVPLGATGSVCGITIAGLLTPTSRLPGVIPVWMGRQGCA
- the dapC gene encoding succinyldiaminopimelate transaminase: MSGASLVAGSTVGRPALPDFPWDRLVPFRRTAEQAAGDAGIVDLSVGTPVDPVPAVIREALAAAADSPGYPTTHGTSALRSAAVGWMSRCLGVPGVDPAAVLPTIGSKELVAWLPTLLGLGAGDTVVLPAAAYPTYAVGALLAGATPFATDSLTAAGPGRVSLLWVNSPANPTGRVLPVEHLRKIVSWARERGVVVASDECYIELGWEGTAPVSILHPDVCGGSHDGLLAVHSLSKRSNFAGYRAGFVVGDPSLVARLLDTRKHAGMMLPAPVQAAAAAALADDAHVAEQKERYRARRALLLAALNAAGFRVDASEAGLYLWATRGEDCWETVRACAERGVLVTPGEFYGAAGAQHVRVALTASDDAVRRGVEALAV
- the fdxA gene encoding ferredoxin, with the translated sequence MTYVIAQPCVDVKDKACIEECPVDCIYEGERMLYIHPDECVDCGACEPVCPVEAIFYEDDVPDQWKDFYKANVEFFSDLGSPGGASKMGLIEKDHPLIVALPPQAE